DNA from Meleagris gallopavo isolate NT-WF06-2002-E0010 breed Aviagen turkey brand Nicholas breeding stock chromosome 12, Turkey_5.1, whole genome shotgun sequence:
NNNNNNNNNNNNNNNNNNNNNNNNNNNNNNNNNNNNNNNNNNNNNNNNNNNNNNNNNNNNNNNNNNNNNNNNNNNNNNNNNNNNNNNNNNNNNNNNNNNNNNNNNNNNNNNNNNNNNNNNNNNNNNNNNNNNNNNNNNNNNNNNNNNNNNNNNNNNNNNNNNNNNNNNNNNNNNNNNNNNNNNNNNNNNNNNNNNNNNNNNNNNNNNNNNNNNNNNNNNNNNNNNNNNNNNNNNNNNNNNNNNNNNNNNNNNNNNNNNNNNNNNNNNNNNNNNNNNNNNNNNNNNNNCTGCAGCTGActgtccgtttcccctcgtcctgtctccacgtaccactgaaaagagactggcctcaccactatggccgccacacctcagatatttataaacctggatcaggtcccctctcagtcttctttctcaaggctaaacagacccagttcactcagcctttcttcataggggagatgctccaggcccttcaccatctttgtggccctccgctggactctttccaagagatccctgtctttttgtactggggagcccagaactgcacacagtactccagatgaggccttaccagggcagagtagagggggaggatcacctccctcgacctgctggacacgctcttcttaatgcaccccagaatgccattggcctttttggcaTGAGGTTCCCTTCCAGAGTCAGAGCAGAAATTATCCCTGCTGTTCTGTAAGAAAAAGTCTTGAGAGCGTTCCCTGGGAGTCCTGCCATGCCCACGCAATCCTAGACAGGGAGGTCTGGGTTTTTTGACCTGTATCCACCATCTGTGAGTCCCCTTCACCTGACCACGTGTCCAGATACTTCTTGGTTCTTGCTTTTATGCTCACATATCCTTTTGCCCCCTCTTGAAACACCTCATTGCAAATGAGCCTTCCTCTCCCACAGATCCTAACATCTACTCTACCATCAAGAAAAGCCAGCAGAATGGCAAGATTCCCCGCTTCCGACGAGTGAAAGGGGATGGAGAACTCTACACAAGTGACACAGTGATGCAAAGTGAGTACAGGAGCATGGGACCTGTTGCTTTGCCCCAGCAAGCAGCTTCATCTGGGATCTGTCCCCCATGGTGTGGCAGGGAGGGacccagcagctctctgcagctctcttgCTGCCAGGTGGAGGGAATTTCACCTCCTTGCTTCTGCACCAAGACAACTGGCATGAGTTCCTCTTGctcagaggaggaaggaggggatggggaaatggagagaaatggaCAGCAAGTCCCATGTCAGATGCTTGTTGTGTAAAGGTGCCCATCAGCTGCTGAGCGGTGGTGGAAACAGGAAGAACAACTTCCATTCTGGGCAGCGACTCTTTCCAAATCCCCAGCCGGGTCATGACCTGGCAGCAAGAAGCTGTTGGGCTGCTAGTGGAGGAAAGAACCCTTCTCAATTTCTGCAACCTTACTGCACTGTCTTCTCCTAAGCCTTTTTTATCAAAGACAAAAATCCAAGTGACACTAAGGCCAAGCAGGACAGCAGGAAAAAGCCTCACAGACCCAGAGCAGTGGGGTTGATCCCATGATGACACAGAATTCCCTGCCATGGGGCCACCATCTAGCGATGCCTGGAGGGACCGTACTGCTGCTGAGGATGCCCTTTGTGGCAGCAGTGTATTAATAGGAAAAACATTACTGGGTTTTCCACACTAAACACAAACAATGAGGCAGCTTGCTCCACTGAGGGAGCCTTTCTGTACAAAGCCAAGGCTTCACTGGGCTCTGGGGATTTGCCCTGCAAGGAAACAAGTGCatggaggagagagaggaaggggaaCACATGGGAACGTGGTGGTGCATGAAGAATGGTCTTTAGTGTGCTGTGTCTGGTCAGGTACAGAGAAAAGGCTTGGACCTGTCCTTTGCCCAGACCCACCAGTGGGTTTGTGTTTCTGAAGGGTGCTTATTCAGACCAAAGTTTTCTGACTGCTTGCTTCCCTTTCCAGACCCTCAATTTGTCAAAGCCACCACATTAAAGCATGAAGATTCTTACCAGGACAAGATTTACTACTTCTTCCGTGAAGACAATCCAGATAAGAGTCCTGAGGCACCCAGAAACATTTCCCGAGTGGCCCAGCTGTGTAAGGTACCATGGGAACAGTGCATGGTGGGGAGGCAACATTGTCCCAGAGGTGACAAATGGCCATACCAGCTCATCTGGTATTGTCAGCACATGAGTTGGCCCCTCTGGCTCCCTCTAGCCACGTCTTTTGGCCTTCCTGTCCTTGGGCTCCCATCTTGCTTGTAGGGACAGACAACACTGTCCTGTCTTGCTGGGATGTTAGAGATAAACAAGCATTACAGTGACTAGCAGCAAATATCTCTCCGGAGCATCCCCCAGTTATCCTCCTAAGATGCCATACAGAGGGGAGTTTGTGTTGTTCTCTATCAAGCCCTGACTCCctgctttctttcccctccaGGAAGACAAAGGTGGAACCAGTTCACTCTCTGCTTCCAAGTGGACCACCTTCCTGAAGGCCAGCTTGATTTGTGTCGACCCGGCCACCAAGGGCAACTTCAACTGGCTGCAGGATGTCTTCTTTGTCAATGCAAGTGACTGGAGGGACTCCAAAGTCTATGGACTCTTCACAAACACCTGGTAAGAGTCTTTGCAAAATGGGGGATGCCTGTCCCATGGGTCTTGTCCTTTCCTTCAGCCCTTTGTTCTCTCTGGCAGGAACATGGGTGGAAAACAGCCAGAATGGACATGGGCAGCAAAGGTGCGACACGCAGCTGTGCCCCAGCCATGCCCCAGACAAAGGCCACTGTATCCCTGACCCTCTCTTTTGTCTTGTTTCCCACAGGGGAAGCTCTGCTGTTTGTGTCTATTCTTTTGGGGACATTGACAACGTGTTTCGGACATCCAAGCTCAAAGGCTATGATGGTCCTGACCCGGAGATCAAGCCTGGGCAGGTGAGTAAAGGATGAAAGACACCCACATTAAGCAGAGAGGCCTCCTAAgatccctgctctgctgctgtcagaggAGCTGGGGCAGGTGAGGGTACCAACCAGCCAGCTGAGAGCTGGGTGCTGTTCTCAGACAGGCTGTGGCCACCGTGGGAAGGATCTGAGCTTTATTACTGGAAACATGAGGAGGCTGGTCAAGGTCCAACACTTTCATGGAAATTAAAGGGGAGTGAGGCTCTTATGTACTTGGCAAACAGGTCCGAGATCTTATTTGAAGTTGGAGGACAAAGCCTCGCATTGTGTTTGCTAACACAGAATTTTTGTCTGCAGCAATCTGTGGCTTGACTCTACAGTTCATGGTGCTCAACTGACCTGGCAGCAAACAACTGTGTAGGGAGAGGCTGTTCTAGGCCGGTGGGGGATGGCAGGGTCTGAATTTGCTAAATTGAAACTTTTGCAGTAAGAGAAAGGCTGTTGGGGCTGCCAGGTGTGTAGATAAGGTGTTTGCTATGTGTTTTCCAACTGCTCTATGATCCTGTGtacctgcagagcagcctgcaggctcTTTGCTATGGGAGGAGGCCCTGGGCATTCTGCTCTAGGCTCAGCTGTGCCATGTCATTGCTTTCCTGCCCTCAAGTGTCACCCCCACATACCTGCCTTCCTCTGACACAGTGCCCTTTGTTCCCTCTCGGTGCAGTGTGTTCCCTTTAGACAGCACACCCCAAGTGAGACCTTCAAGATAGCTGACAGCCACCCAGAGGTAGAGAATCGAGTGGAGCCCCTCGCACCCACCAGGAGCCCCTTATTTCACAACAAGCACCGCTACCAGAAGATTGGGGTGCACGAGGTCTCTGCAAGCGATGGACACCAATACACAGTGCTTTATCTGGCAACAGGTACCAGGAACCTTAGCACAGTGCTCTCTTTCCTGCCTTGCTGCCCAGGCTCACACCCTAGAGCTGTgctcatccttttttttcttttgcttttgcatttgcaTGGTATTGGAGCTTGTTTACTGGCATGAAAAAATGCAGACAAGTCTTGGTGGTCTGGGTTGGAGGCAGTGGATGCTCTTGTTGTTCGTATCTTGCTAAAAGCTTGTGCTAAATGCAGCTGGTGCCTTCCAAATTCTGCGAGGCAGCTTGCTTCATGCTGCAGGGCTTGATAGGGCTTCCCACTTGTGCTGTGGTGGGCATGGAGACACCTGGAGTGAGATGAGGGGTGATCCTGTCCCCTGCCTGATGCCTCTTGGGAGGTCCTGCCTCACCTCCCCTGGCTGCACTGAGTAAGGGAGCTACTTGGGGTAGGGAAACTGAGACAATTAATTACACAAGAGTAACTGGTGAGATTGCTGATGCACATTCCACCAGGATGAGAATTGCCACATCTCTGTCAAATTGCTCGTTTTCTTGAATTACCAATTTCTGAAGTCATTTAATGGAGGAGGAATTGATTTGCTTAAAAAGCCAGAAAGGTGGAAGTCCACGTTTCAGCCCCAGGCAGTGGGGATAAGGCAGAACAGAACAATGTTTGAGTTTGAGAGCTGTTGGTTTGTCTTGCAGCTGAACAAAGGGCCAGGCCTCCAGGGGAAATCAGTTCCTCATAGCTCTTGGCTGGGAGGGTGACAAAGCTTTGCTCTGGGTAGCACTATTGTTTAAAGGGTGATTTcctaagaaaataattctgagaaGGGTTCCAGTCTCCCTTGGGTGGCTGGTTTCAGGGACACAGTCATATCTGGCTCTTCAGAGTGGGTATAGTGTGCTGCAACAAGGGCTGAGCTCACAGAGCTGCTTCTCTGTCTGGTTTTCCCACCCCTGGCTCTAGTCCCTTTGCTTTGCCTTCATCGGGGCTCTCCTGTCTTGTTTTCCAGACAGGGGGTCCATCCACAAGGTAGTAGAGCTGCCAGGGGGAGTGCATAACATCATGGAGCTCCAGGTCTTCTCAAAGAAGGACCCGATCCAGTCCATGATCCTGGACCACGAGAGGGTAGGTCCATAGAAAAGAAACCAGTGGCTGGGGCTGTAGTTGTAAAAGCAAGCAGGAGGCAGGGATAGGCAGTTTAATACCAGCTCCTAGATATGGAAATAGCCTCTGGGTGGGTTTGTGGGGGGGGGTCCTCACAGCTGGGCTGATGCCCCCAGTGCTGGATAACTGTGCAGCGGGCAAAGAGATCTCTCCTGGAGGCGAGGGAAGAGCGAGGCTGTTTGCTGCCTGGGTCAAATCCCAGCACAGAGTTCTGCTTCCCCTGCAGattccctctccttttctggCCTTGCTGGCAGATGAGCTGTCAGACAATGCTGGTGCTCCATCCCGGAGGTGAAAACATTGCTGGCACCGATGGAGCTAATTTATTTATACCTAAGGCTGGTGGGGGAAGATAGAGAGCAAGCAACGTATGACTGCATTGCCTGGAGAGCTACCAGCCCTGCTGGTGGAATCCAACCCAGCATCGCAGCGACTAAAGCTGTAGGAACATTTGTACAGAGAAGCGCGAGACGTTCGCGGGGCGGCACTGGGACAGGTGCTGGGAGGATCAGCCCCTCTGCTTCCCTCCCGCAGGCGATGCTGTACGTGGGCTCGAGCAGGAAAGTGGTGGAGATAGCCATGGATATGTGTGGGGTGTACCACAACAACtgccagagctgcctgctggcgAGGGACCCCTACTGTGGGTGGGCCGACGGGCGCTGTCAGTCCATCTATCGCAACCGGTACGTGGCACGGGCAGCTCACTGTATCTCCATCAGATTTGGCTGGATGTGTTAGCTTGGGAAATGCCCACATCTTCAGTGTACCCTTTCCTGGCCACTTGGTTTTGAGACCATCTTCCCATCAGAGGCAGATCTCACTGTGTCCAagcagtgctcagtgctgttCTGCTGCCCTGCACCTCTGCAGGGCTCTGTCTCTCTtgcagcacctctgctgtgGTGGAGGGAGAGATCAATGGGTTTCGTACATCCTGAGCACCCAGATCCCCTTTTCCCCTTAGAAGTGTGCATAGCTTCATCACAAATAGTGGTCTGTTATGCTTGCCTCAATGAAAATTAAGATCTACTGATCGTGATGCTCTTTAAAGTGGTTGATTATGGTGAGCTGCTGTGTCTCACATTTGTCACCCACCAACCCCTTAAGTGTCTGGGGGGCGTTTTTCCCCACCCTGCTGGTAGTGGGGTGTTTAAATGTTCTGATCCACTACAATCCCTATGGGCAATTCCTTTCTTAGCTCCAGAGTGCTGCTTCCGTGCTGGTACTGCCTTGCTAATGCTTGTTTCCCTCTGCCAGGGAGGTGCGTCAGAACCTGAACCTGGAGCCGTGGCAAGGAAAGTGCCAGAATGGTGAAGTTAAGGAAGGTATGTGAAGGGTTTGAGCTGTGTGAAGCAGGCTGACTGATTCTTGAGTGTTAGcacaggctgggagagctgttGCTACTCAGTTTTGGTGAACTCATTATGACTGTGCTGTGGCTGAGACACCACGGTATCGGCTCGGAGTCAAC
Protein-coding regions in this window:
- the SEMA7A gene encoding semaphorin-7A isoform X5, translating into MGSGSLLALLVALGACQLGVWAAGRSKVNPRIVVSPRGEREYTFPRNEKYPVFYHETNSSSIYVGGEGVLYYYNFATSETYPVEFPVENGAQCLKPGSPEDNKNFITLIAKHGSEMLVCGTGACNPTCWHLTEKKKDAPQDGRGLAPFTPDTNSLVIVDYPNIYSTIKKSQQNGKIPRFRRVKGDGELYTSDTVMQNPQFVKATTLKHEDSYQDKIYYFFREDNPDKSPEAPRNISRVAQLCKEDKGGTSSLSASKWTTFLKASLICVDPATKGNFNWLQDVFFVNASDWRDSKVYGLFTNTWGSSAVCVYSFGDIDNVFRTSKLKGYDGPDPEIKPGQCVPFRQHTPSETFKIADSHPEVENRVEPLAPTRSPLFHNKHRYQKIGVHEVSASDGHQYTVLYLATDRGSIHKVVELPGGVHNIMELQVFSKKDPIQSMILDHERAMLYVGSSRKVVEIAMDMCGVYHNNCQSCLLARDPYCGWADGRCQSIYRNREVRQNLNLEPWQGKCQNGEVKEADSYQNVTVVPVVPFSRYYLNCPVESHYATYNWYHNNTLIKTCNNTHPQPDCFYFIQNVSHTHYGRYICVSEEDGFRQALVKEHLVNQLRFMSQKGQATMTLASWLQLLLMVVLVELFH
- the SEMA7A gene encoding semaphorin-7A isoform X6; translation: MEVRKADIGCFDDGGEREYTFPRNEKYPVFYHETNSSSIYVGGEGVLYYYNFATSETYPVEFPVENGAQCLKPGSPEDNKNFITLIAKHGSEMLVCGTGACNPTCWHLTEKKKDAPQDGRGLAPFTPDTNSLVIVDYPNIYSTIKKSQQNGKIPRFRRVKGDGELYTSDTVMQNPQFVKATTLKHEDSYQDKIYYFFREDNPDKSPEAPRNISRVAQLCKEDKGGTSSLSASKWTTFLKASLICVDPATKGNFNWLQDVFFVNASDWRDSKVYGLFTNTWGSSAVCVYSFGDIDNVFRTSKLKGYDGPDPEIKPGQCVPFRQHTPSETFKIADSHPEVENRVEPLAPTRSPLFHNKHRYQKIGVHEVSASDGHQYTVLYLATDRGSIHKVVELPGGVHNIMELQVFSKKDPIQSMILDHERAMLYVGSSRKVVEIAMDMCGVYHNNCQSCLLARDPYCGWADGRCQSIYRNREVRQNLNLEPWQGKCQNGEVKEADSYQNVTVVPVVPFSRYYLNCPVESHYATYNWYHNNTLIKTCNNTHPQPDCFYFIQNVSHTHYGRYICVSEEDGFRQALVKEHLVNQLRFMSQKGQATMTLASWLQLLLMVVLVELFH
- the SEMA7A gene encoding semaphorin-7A isoform X8 translates to MLVCGTGACNPTCWHLTEKKKDAPQDGRGLAPFTPDTNSLVIVDYPNIYSTIKKSQQNGKIPRFRRVKGDGELYTSDTVMQNPQFVKATTLKHEDSYQDKIYYFFREDNPDKSPEAPRNISRVAQLCKEDKGGTSSLSASKWTTFLKASLICVDPATKGNFNWLQDVFFVNASDWRDSKVYGLFTNTWGSSAVCVYSFGDIDNVFRTSKLKGYDGPDPEIKPGQCVPFRQHTPSETFKIADSHPEVENRVEPLAPTRSPLFHNKHRYQKIGVHEVSASDGHQYTVLYLATDRGSIHKVVELPGGVHNIMELQVFSKKDPIQSMILDHERAMLYVGSSRKVVEIAMDMCGVYHNNCQSCLLARDPYCGWADGRCQSIYRNREVRQNLNLEPWQGKCQNGEVKEADSYQNVTVVPVVPFSRYYLNCPVESHYATYNWYHNNTLIKTCNNTHPQPDCFYFIQNVSHTHYGRYICVSEEDGFRQALVKEHLVNQLRFMSQKGQATMTLASWLQLLLMVVLVELFH
- the SEMA7A gene encoding semaphorin-7A isoform X4; its protein translation is MGCSASVSHWDLLSKETCAAKGKAHPSKGTLLCWKLPLARKGSEREYTFPRNEKYPVFYHETNSSSIYVGGEGVLYYYNFATSETYPVEFPVENGAQCLKPGSPEDNKNFITLIAKHGSEMLVCGTGACNPTCWHLTEKKKDAPQDGRGLAPFTPDTNSLVIVDYPNIYSTIKKSQQNGKIPRFRRVKGDGELYTSDTVMQNPQFVKATTLKHEDSYQDKIYYFFREDNPDKSPEAPRNISRVAQLCKEDKGGTSSLSASKWTTFLKASLICVDPATKGNFNWLQDVFFVNASDWRDSKVYGLFTNTWGSSAVCVYSFGDIDNVFRTSKLKGYDGPDPEIKPGQCVPFRQHTPSETFKIADSHPEVENRVEPLAPTRSPLFHNKHRYQKIGVHEVSASDGHQYTVLYLATDRGSIHKVVELPGGVHNIMELQVFSKKDPIQSMILDHERAMLYVGSSRKVVEIAMDMCGVYHNNCQSCLLARDPYCGWADGRCQSIYRNREVRQNLNLEPWQGKCQNGEVKEADSYQNVTVVPVVPFSRYYLNCPVESHYATYNWYHNNTLIKTCNNTHPQPDCFYFIQNVSHTHYGRYICVSEEDGFRQALVKEHLVNQLRFMSQKGQATMTLASWLQLLLMVVLVELFH
- the SEMA7A gene encoding semaphorin-7A isoform X3; this translates as MLMSTCSQRKNAEAYLLSSNGPDEMPTKTGRFHNRLLGCLRPRHPISGEREYTFPRNEKYPVFYHETNSSSIYVGGEGVLYYYNFATSETYPVEFPVENGAQCLKPGSPEDNKNFITLIAKHGSEMLVCGTGACNPTCWHLTEKKKDAPQDGRGLAPFTPDTNSLVIVDYPNIYSTIKKSQQNGKIPRFRRVKGDGELYTSDTVMQNPQFVKATTLKHEDSYQDKIYYFFREDNPDKSPEAPRNISRVAQLCKEDKGGTSSLSASKWTTFLKASLICVDPATKGNFNWLQDVFFVNASDWRDSKVYGLFTNTWGSSAVCVYSFGDIDNVFRTSKLKGYDGPDPEIKPGQCVPFRQHTPSETFKIADSHPEVENRVEPLAPTRSPLFHNKHRYQKIGVHEVSASDGHQYTVLYLATDRGSIHKVVELPGGVHNIMELQVFSKKDPIQSMILDHERAMLYVGSSRKVVEIAMDMCGVYHNNCQSCLLARDPYCGWADGRCQSIYRNREVRQNLNLEPWQGKCQNGEVKEADSYQNVTVVPVVPFSRYYLNCPVESHYATYNWYHNNTLIKTCNNTHPQPDCFYFIQNVSHTHYGRYICVSEEDGFRQALVKEHLVNQLRFMSQKGQATMTLASWLQLLLMVVLVELFH
- the SEMA7A gene encoding semaphorin-7A isoform X7, whose translation is MLMSTCSQRKNAEGEREYTFPRNEKYPVFYHETNSSSIYVGGEGVLYYYNFATSETYPVEFPVENGAQCLKPGSPEDNKNFITLIAKHGSEMLVCGTGACNPTCWHLTEKKKDAPQDGRGLAPFTPDTNSLVIVDYPNIYSTIKKSQQNGKIPRFRRVKGDGELYTSDTVMQNPQFVKATTLKHEDSYQDKIYYFFREDNPDKSPEAPRNISRVAQLCKEDKGGTSSLSASKWTTFLKASLICVDPATKGNFNWLQDVFFVNASDWRDSKVYGLFTNTWGSSAVCVYSFGDIDNVFRTSKLKGYDGPDPEIKPGQCVPFRQHTPSETFKIADSHPEVENRVEPLAPTRSPLFHNKHRYQKIGVHEVSASDGHQYTVLYLATDRGSIHKVVELPGGVHNIMELQVFSKKDPIQSMILDHERAMLYVGSSRKVVEIAMDMCGVYHNNCQSCLLARDPYCGWADGRCQSIYRNREVRQNLNLEPWQGKCQNGEVKEADSYQNVTVVPVVPFSRYYLNCPVESHYATYNWYHNNTLIKTCNNTHPQPDCFYFIQNVSHTHYGRYICVSEEDGFRQALVKEHLVNQLRFMSQKGQATMTLASWLQLLLMVVLVELFH
- the SEMA7A gene encoding semaphorin-7A isoform X1, with product MGCSASVSHWDLLSKETCAAKGKAHPSKGTLLCWKLPLARKGTYLLSSNGPDEMPTKTGRFHNRLLGCLRPRHPISGEREYTFPRNEKYPVFYHETNSSSIYVGGEGVLYYYNFATSETYPVEFPVENGAQCLKPGSPEDNKNFITLIAKHGSEMLVCGTGACNPTCWHLTEKKKDAPQDGRGLAPFTPDTNSLVIVDYPNIYSTIKKSQQNGKIPRFRRVKGDGELYTSDTVMQNPQFVKATTLKHEDSYQDKIYYFFREDNPDKSPEAPRNISRVAQLCKEDKGGTSSLSASKWTTFLKASLICVDPATKGNFNWLQDVFFVNASDWRDSKVYGLFTNTWGSSAVCVYSFGDIDNVFRTSKLKGYDGPDPEIKPGQCVPFRQHTPSETFKIADSHPEVENRVEPLAPTRSPLFHNKHRYQKIGVHEVSASDGHQYTVLYLATDRGSIHKVVELPGGVHNIMELQVFSKKDPIQSMILDHERAMLYVGSSRKVVEIAMDMCGVYHNNCQSCLLARDPYCGWADGRCQSIYRNREVRQNLNLEPWQGKCQNGEVKEADSYQNVTVVPVVPFSRYYLNCPVESHYATYNWYHNNTLIKTCNNTHPQPDCFYFIQNVSHTHYGRYICVSEEDGFRQALVKEHLVNQLRFMSQKGQATMTLASWLQLLLMVVLVELFH
- the SEMA7A gene encoding semaphorin-7A isoform X2, with protein sequence MGCSASVSHWDLLSKETCAAKGKAHPSKGTLLCWKLPLARKGTYLLSSNGPDEMPTKTGRFHNRLLGCLRPRHPISGEREYTFPRNEKYPVFYHETNSSSIYVGGEGVLYYYNFATSETYPVEFPVENGAQCLKPGSPEDNKNFITLIAKHGSEMLVCGTGACNPTCWHLTEKKKDAPQDGRGLAPFTPDTNSLVIVDYPNIYSTIKKSQQNGKIPRFRRVKGDGELYTSDTVMQNPQFVKATTLKHEDSYQDKIYYFFREDNPDKSPEAPRNISRVAQLCKEDKGGTSSLSASKWTTFLKASLICVDPATKGNFNWLQDVFFVNASDWRDSKVYGLFTNTWGSSAVCVYSFGDIDNVFRTSKLKGYDGPDPEIKPGQCVPFRQHTPSETFKIADSHPEVENRVEPLAPTRSPLFHNKHRYQKIGVHEVSASDGHQYTVLYLATDRGSIHKVVELPGGVHNIMELQVFSKKDPIQSMILDHERAMLYVGSSRKVVEIAMDMCGVYHNNCQSCLLARDPYCGWADGRCQSIYRNREVRQNLNLEPWQGKCQNGEVKEDSYQNVTVVPVVPFSRYYLNCPVESHYATYNWYHNNTLIKTCNNTHPQPDCFYFIQNVSHTHYGRYICVSEEDGFRQALVKEHLVNQLRFMSQKGQATMTLASWLQLLLMVVLVELFH